The Prionailurus viverrinus isolate Anna chromosome C1, UM_Priviv_1.0, whole genome shotgun sequence DNA window AGAAATGAAGGTCTCTACTTTAAAAGAAAGCCTCATCCCCATTTCCATAATGGCTTCGCTTGTTTTGATGAGCTTTTCCATTGCATTCTTGAtataattatttgattaattGATTCCTTCTTTTACTCTAAATTAAAGTGTATATTTATTGATGACCAAGTAACACTGGGTAGAACTAGAAAATATGACCGTGTTTTTGGAGTGGCAGAATAAGTCTAATATTGTGGTGTGTCTTCTTTTGCCCATGATTTTGGGTAAGAGATGAAAAGAACTGGCCCAAGATAATACAGTATAATCTCTGATTCTtaaactcttttttgttttttcttctccagaaGAGAAGCCAAAACCAGATCCAGTGTTAAAGTCTCCTTCCCCAGTCCTTAGGCTAGTCTTtagtggagagaagaaagaacaagcaggCCAGACGTTGGAGACTACTGTGGTAGAATCCATGCCAGAGCTTCCCCTGCCTCCATCACCTACCACTGTTTCTCCACTTGCTCGAAGTACCATTGCTTCCCCCACCTCTGCTGCTCTTAGTAGCCAGCCAATATTCACCACTGCTGTAGATGACAGATGTGAACTCTCTTCCTCAAAAGAAGACACAATTCCTGTACCTAGCCCCACATCTTGCACAGAGACATCAGATCCATCACCAACAGATGTAACTGATGATGATATATGCAAGAAATCTTGTAGTGTAGCACCTAATGATATTCCACTGATTTCTAGTACTAACCTAATTAATGAAATGAATGGAGTTCGTGAAAAATTACCAGCCTCGGAGAGCATTGTGGAAATAGTAAAACAGGAGGTGTTGCCATTGACTCTTGAATTGGAGATTCTCGAAAATGccccagaagaaataaaagtggaaTGTGTCCCAGCTCCCGTTACCCCTTCCAcagttccttccttttctccatctcctccaactcctccagctcctcctcctcccacaccaGCCGGTGTTTCTGCTGCTGCCACTAATGTTAGTATGGCTGGTGTTCCCACCACGGTCCCTAGGGTCTTAGAAGAGGACGAGAGTGTGAGAACTTGTCTGAGTGAAGATGCAAAAGAGATTCAGAACAAACTAGAGGTAGAAGCAGATGGGCAAACAGAAGAGATTGTGGATTCTCAGAACCTAAGTTCAAGAAAGAGCCCCAGCCCAGGTAAGCTATTCtgtcattaattattttatgCTTGCTGAACATGAAAAAGAAGCAgtgtttgtgttatttttaattggCTACTTTCCTTGACTTCCAGAAACATCAAATGAATGCTGAAATTCGTAGTCTGATTTCTTCAATGGTGTGTTTATGCTTTTAGTGCAGCCTGCAAAAGAGTCACTCCATTGtctaaaaatgcaaatgaaatttcaaatatacaaaatgcCTCCAAGGTATATGTCACTgtacatgtgtttttttgttttgagttttgagtttttttgCCTCGTTCTTATGGATCAGGTCCTCAGGGGTTAATTTTGCAGCTCTGGGGCTTGGAAACCAATTAAAACCAGCTACCCTATAGTTCCTAATCCTATCTTCTCAACATTTTGAAGCCCTATCAATCCTAAACTTTAGAGAACTTAATCTTGGATTTAGAAAAACAGCAATCAGAATGTCAAAGTTTATAactagttttgaaaaataaaagtgtccTCTCTGATTAACTTGCAGGGAAATTTAAtgctcttcattttttcctttaaaggtttcattttttcctatgatacgaattttatcattataattttatagtCTTATATTATCAGAGTATTTTATTCTTCccaattaaaaattacttatttaatgTAGCATCACCTAGGATCGTAGAAAGTAATCACTGGATTTTTACAATTATCATAAGAACATTACATGAGGCCTATCAGCTAGAGTCAGTAGGACATAATAATATGGCTTTTAGCAAGTCCACATAGCCCATCTAGTGCAGTAGTGCCCCGTGCAGTCTGATTTACTCCCGGTGTACCTCTCAAGTTAAATGACACAATTTGACAAATGAATGCTCCCCCAGCAGTTGATCTAGAAATGCACTTGGTTTTAGTCATCAACATCCTTGGTATTTATTGTCTGTTTTGAGCTGTGTAATGGGTAGGGAATCTTAATCAAAAACCCAGTCCTCTTAAGATACACCTTTCTCACACAGCTCACTTCTTGAGGCGTTTTCCTCATAAATGTGTGAGAGTTGTCCGGTTCCTTGGAACAGTAGAACATCTAG harbors:
- the EIF4G3 gene encoding eukaryotic translation initiation factor 4 gamma 3 isoform X12, which translates into the protein MNSQPQTRSPPSRTVPIHCTDNWKRRKVLEQTPVYRSLAGRGWIKYCIFAAGPRPAHHQFFQRPQIQPPRATIPNSSPSIRPGAQTPTAVYQANQHIMMVNHLPMPYPVPQGPQYCIPQYRHSGPPYVGPPQQYPVQPPGPGPFYPGPGPGDFPNAYGTPFYPSQPVYQSAPIIVPTQQQPPPAKREKKTIRIRDPNQGGKDITEEIMSGGGSRNPTPPIGRPTSTPTPPQQLSSQVPEHSPLVYGTVESTHLAASTPVTAASDQKQEEKPKPDPVLKSPSPVLRLVFSGEKKEQAGQTLETTVVESMPELPLPPSPTTVSPLARSTIASPTSAALSSQPIFTTAVDDRCELSSSKEDTIPVPSPTSCTETSDPSPTDVTDDDICKKSCSVAPNDIPLISSTNLINEMNGVREKLPASESIVEIVKQEVLPLTLELEILENAPEEIKVECVPAPVTPSTVPSFSPSPPTPPAPPPPTPAGVSAAATNVSMAGVPTTVPRVLEEDESVRTCLSEDAKEIQNKLEVEADGQTEEIVDSQNLSSRKSPSPETSNEC